Proteins encoded together in one bacterium window:
- a CDS encoding OmpH family outer membrane protein, translated as MKKVLLGLALASAFNFSFVSAKNEALVSIDSMYLMQESQEGKLLTEDIKSKVQAFQNYAKESNEKISKLKQEIEDQKEVLSEKALSEKKEMLAQMESTENKTLSQREQGLRMEIQKTQMQLHDKQRKVADRLMSEQNWSMIIDKNTPGVLCVSKAIDKTSDVLKALDAEYSSKNEATKSVAPAVKGKEKATVKTA; from the coding sequence ATGAAAAAGGTATTATTGGGGCTTGCGCTTGCATCAGCATTCAATTTCAGTTTTGTGTCTGCAAAAAATGAAGCATTAGTTTCGATTGACAGTATGTATCTTATGCAAGAATCACAAGAAGGCAAACTTCTTACTGAAGATATTAAATCAAAGGTACAAGCATTTCAAAATTATGCTAAAGAATCCAACGAAAAAATTAGCAAACTTAAACAAGAAATCGAAGACCAAAAAGAAGTTTTGAGCGAAAAAGCATTATCTGAAAAGAAAGAAATGCTTGCACAAATGGAAAGCACCGAAAACAAGACCCTTTCTCAAAGAGAACAAGGTCTTCGTATGGAAATCCAAAAAACCCAAATGCAATTGCATGACAAACAACGTAAAGTTGCTGACAGACTTATGTCTGAACAAAACTGGAGCATGATTATTGACAAAAATACTCCTGGTGTATTGTGTGTTTCAAAAGCTATCGACAAAACAAGCGATGTTTTAAAGGCTCTTGATGCTGAATATTCCAGCAAAAATGAAGCAACAAAGTCAGTAGCTCCTGCAGTAAAAGGCAAAGAAAAAGCAACCGTTAAAACTGCGTAA
- a CDS encoding ATP-binding protein → MVDHKNRKCLGHVLLGSLVEGLIMRLNADCSLEEIKTGKFVSIVGKHYRFFSLITDLQLEVTHPDILLFPPSPDEQLLTDMLKQRDMYAKVELRPMLMIDQLNHKMPVKTIPGHFAQVFDASEQDVADIFGDEKLDKKYFHIGSPLDMKTPVCLDLERFTERSNGIFGKTGTGKTFITRLILAGMVKSEQAVNLIFDMHSEYGYQARKEGGGHSFVKGLKTLFPNKVAIFSLDPDATRRRGCTPDYEVVLGYQDIHVEDVMSLQQELNLHPTALEAAYLIASKYKGQWLEVLLSQEGTLKEFADQIGAHVESVGALYRKLKRIERFPFLKKMASNNSVIDRMMECLDKGIHVILEFGNQTSMLCYLLVANILTRRIHEEYMAKTERFLASQNKGDEPRKLLITIEEAHKFLNPEAARQTIFGTIAREMRKYYVSLLVVDQRPSGIDPEIISQIGTKIVALLNDDRDIQAVLTGVSNATGLRTILATLDSKKQVLLMGHAVPMPVVVRTREYDDLFYGAMVTSPTKDLKNIIDEIF, encoded by the coding sequence ATGGTTGATCATAAAAATCGTAAATGCCTTGGACATGTACTGCTTGGCTCGTTGGTCGAGGGCCTGATAATGCGCTTAAATGCTGACTGTTCGTTGGAAGAAATTAAGACCGGTAAATTTGTTTCGATTGTTGGTAAGCACTATCGCTTCTTTTCGTTAATTACCGATTTGCAACTTGAAGTTACCCATCCCGATATTTTGCTTTTTCCGCCGTCACCAGACGAACAGCTGTTAACAGACATGCTTAAACAGCGTGACATGTACGCAAAAGTTGAGTTACGGCCAATGCTTATGATTGATCAGCTTAATCATAAGATGCCGGTAAAAACTATTCCTGGTCATTTTGCGCAAGTGTTTGATGCTAGTGAGCAAGATGTTGCCGATATTTTTGGTGATGAAAAATTAGATAAAAAATACTTTCATATTGGTTCTCCGCTCGATATGAAAACGCCGGTTTGTTTAGACCTTGAGCGTTTTACTGAGCGGAGTAATGGTATTTTTGGTAAAACAGGAACGGGTAAGACGTTTATTACGCGGCTTATTTTGGCGGGGATGGTTAAGTCTGAACAGGCAGTGAATTTGATTTTTGATATGCATAGTGAATATGGCTATCAAGCACGCAAAGAGGGCGGAGGTCATTCGTTTGTAAAAGGCTTGAAAACACTTTTTCCTAATAAAGTTGCTATTTTTTCGCTTGATCCTGACGCAACGCGTCGTCGTGGTTGTACGCCTGATTATGAGGTGGTACTTGGCTATCAAGACATTCATGTTGAAGATGTGATGTCGTTGCAGCAAGAGCTTAACTTGCATCCAACCGCCTTGGAAGCTGCCTATTTGATTGCCAGTAAGTACAAGGGCCAGTGGCTTGAAGTTCTTTTGAGCCAAGAAGGAACGCTTAAAGAATTTGCCGATCAAATTGGCGCGCACGTTGAGTCGGTTGGCGCCTTGTACCGCAAGCTTAAACGCATCGAACGTTTTCCCTTTTTAAAAAAAATGGCATCAAATAATTCAGTGATCGATCGCATGATGGAATGTTTGGATAAAGGCATTCACGTGATTTTGGAATTTGGCAATCAGACATCAATGTTGTGTTATTTGTTGGTAGCCAACATTTTAACGCGGCGCATTCATGAAGAATATATGGCAAAAACGGAGCGCTTTTTGGCATCGCAAAATAAGGGCGATGAGCCGCGAAAATTGCTGATAACGATTGAAGAAGCGCACAAATTTTTAAATCCAGAAGCGGCTCGACAAACTATTTTTGGAACTATTGCGCGCGAAATGCGTAAATATTATGTTTCACTGTTGGTTGTTGACCAGCGGCCTTCGGGCATTGATCCAGAAATTATTTCTCAAATTGGGACTAAGATTGTTGCATTGTTAAACGACGATCGTGATATTCAAGCGGTGTTGACGGGCGTGAGTAATGCTACGGGCTTGCGTACTATTTTGGCAACGCTTGATAGTAAAAAGCAAGTGTTGTTGATGGGGCATGCGGTACCAATGCCGGTTGTGGTGCGTACACGAGAGTACGATGATTTGTTTTATGGAGCAATGGTTACCTCGCCAACCAAAGATCTAAAAAATATCATTGATGAGATTTTTTAG
- a CDS encoding 4'-phosphopantetheinyl transferase superfamily protein yields the protein MIVGIGTDIAEVARFEPWLSFSREQLYKIFSEQELVECGFTSLPAHEQAQKLATRFAAKEAVFKALSAALVQLGLTRTTFSFLFLCKHVHLLKQTWDVPQLYVDWRALEHKIGVALPVLKTHISVAHERLHVVAFVVLVKEC from the coding sequence ATGATTGTTGGTATTGGTACAGATATTGCCGAGGTTGCTCGCTTTGAACCGTGGCTTTCTTTTTCTCGTGAACAATTATATAAAATTTTTTCTGAACAAGAACTGGTTGAGTGTGGCTTTACATCGTTGCCGGCCCACGAACAAGCTCAAAAATTGGCTACACGCTTTGCGGCAAAAGAGGCTGTTTTTAAGGCGCTGAGCGCAGCGCTGGTGCAGCTTGGCCTAACGCGTACAACTTTTTCTTTTTTATTTTTATGCAAGCATGTTCATTTGCTTAAACAAACGTGGGATGTTCCGCAGCTTTATGTAGATTGGCGGGCTCTTGAGCATAAGATTGGTGTGGCCTTGCCAGTGCTTAAAACTCATATCTCGGTAGCGCATGAACGATTACATGTTGTTGCTTTTGTGGTATTAGTTAAAGAATGTTAA
- a CDS encoding YifB family Mg chelatase-like AAA ATPase, with protein MHAKVYSATTVGIDAHEVQVEADLSFGMIKFYIVGLPDKAINESKDRIRAAIKNSGIRLPERMITVNLAPASLKKEHILFDVPIAVAILQAAKLIDLTPTFIDETVFLGELSLDGSIRSVKGVLSIAHGALKAGRKRIIIPKANMYEASLIKDIDIIGVESLSELVTYLRGEMTIEPTPSSFDNVQTTLQKHLLDFDQVKGQLLAKRALQIAAAGRHNILFIGPPGSGKTMLAKRFATILPPMSFDEIIQTTKIYSVAGQLGTSSLMVHRPFRAPHHTISQAGLVGGGSNPRPGEISLAHNGVLFLDELTEFNRPTLEVLREPLENKKVLISRASCAVEYPANFLLVAALNPCPCGYYGDKKKKCVCTEQKISNYISKLSGPLLDRIDLHINVSGVNYEEIKNVDHNSMSSAQMLKMVNGAVVLQERRFGSMRNAFMNATQIEQFCTLTDSAEQIVKLAFDRLGLSMRGYHKILKIARTIADLDQCEQIDRKHIQEAIMYRSLDQKLEA; from the coding sequence ATGCATGCAAAAGTTTACTCAGCAACAACGGTCGGTATTGATGCTCACGAAGTCCAGGTAGAAGCGGACCTTTCTTTTGGTATGATCAAGTTTTATATCGTCGGTTTGCCAGACAAGGCAATTAACGAAAGCAAGGATCGTATTCGTGCTGCTATAAAAAATAGTGGTATTCGACTTCCCGAACGGATGATTACGGTTAACCTTGCCCCGGCCTCGCTTAAAAAAGAGCATATTCTTTTTGACGTGCCCATTGCTGTTGCTATTTTGCAAGCTGCTAAGTTGATTGATCTTACACCCACCTTTATCGATGAAACAGTGTTTTTGGGTGAGCTTTCACTTGATGGCTCTATTCGTTCGGTCAAGGGTGTTTTGTCCATTGCGCATGGTGCGCTCAAGGCAGGCAGAAAGCGCATTATTATTCCCAAAGCCAACATGTACGAAGCGAGTTTGATTAAAGATATCGATATTATTGGTGTTGAGTCGCTCTCTGAGTTAGTGACGTATTTGCGCGGCGAGATGACAATTGAGCCAACGCCATCATCGTTTGACAATGTTCAAACAACGTTACAAAAGCATCTGCTTGATTTCGATCAAGTTAAAGGTCAATTATTGGCAAAGCGTGCGCTGCAAATTGCGGCAGCTGGTCGGCATAATATTTTGTTTATTGGGCCTCCTGGCTCTGGTAAAACAATGTTGGCTAAGCGTTTTGCAACTATTTTGCCGCCCATGTCTTTTGACGAAATTATTCAAACGACAAAAATTTATTCGGTTGCTGGGCAGCTGGGCACTAGTTCGCTGATGGTGCATCGACCATTTCGCGCACCTCACCACACAATTTCGCAAGCAGGCTTGGTGGGTGGCGGGTCTAATCCACGGCCTGGCGAAATCAGTTTGGCGCACAACGGTGTTTTGTTTTTGGATGAACTTACTGAGTTTAATCGTCCAACGCTTGAAGTGTTGCGTGAGCCATTGGAAAACAAAAAGGTGCTCATTTCACGCGCGAGTTGTGCGGTTGAATATCCGGCTAATTTCTTGCTCGTGGCCGCTCTCAACCCATGTCCGTGTGGTTATTATGGCGATAAGAAAAAGAAATGCGTTTGTACTGAACAAAAAATTTCGAATTATATCAGCAAGCTTTCAGGGCCGCTGTTGGATCGCATTGATCTGCACATTAACGTTTCTGGTGTTAATTACGAAGAAATCAAAAACGTCGATCACAACAGCATGAGCTCAGCCCAGATGCTAAAAATGGTTAATGGTGCAGTTGTTTTGCAAGAGCGTCGCTTTGGTTCCATGCGTAATGCGTTTATGAATGCGACACAAATCGAACAATTTTGTACGCTGACAGACAGTGCTGAGCAAATCGTTAAGCTGGCCTTTGATCGTTTGGGTTTAAGTATGCGCGGTTATCATAAAATTTTAAAAATAGCACGTACGATTGCCGACTTGGATCAATGCGAGCAGATTGATCGTAAGCACATTCAAGAGGCAATTATGTATCGTTCGTTGGACCAAAAGTTAGAAGCATGA
- a CDS encoding ankyrin repeat domain-containing protein, with amino-acid sequence MKRLGMFILICCMFTLEAAMNNNSRDCSKPGEDVDSSQADRFFVPPSNLKRTISSGSGGYGSCSNREVSPLTLVPSSVSKTLEEFLLEEEPEGEGFTPFHTAIINFDNDAVDEFIKRNLDLENNENTKKKTPLHVAVEVGNIYAVNQLLFRKVNIACVDSAGRTSSQLPSKKNGEEIQALLDLYADEDE; translated from the coding sequence ATGAAAAGACTTGGTATGTTTATACTTATTTGTTGTATGTTTACGCTAGAAGCTGCGATGAATAATAACTCCAGGGATTGTTCAAAACCTGGAGAGGACGTTGATTCTTCACAAGCAGATCGTTTTTTTGTGCCACCATCAAATTTAAAAAGAACTATTTCAAGCGGCAGTGGTGGTTATGGTTCATGTTCTAATCGCGAAGTTTCTCCCTTGACACTTGTGCCATCGTCCGTTTCAAAGACGCTAGAAGAATTTTTACTGGAGGAAGAGCCTGAAGGCGAAGGCTTTACGCCGTTTCATACAGCAATTATTAATTTTGATAATGATGCTGTTGATGAATTTATTAAGCGTAACCTTGACCTTGAAAATAATGAGAATACAAAGAAAAAAACACCGCTCCATGTTGCTGTTGAAGTTGGCAATATTTACGCCGTTAATCAGCTACTTTTCAGAAAAGTTAATATTGCGTGTGTTGATAGTGCTGGGCGTACGTCTAGTCAGTTGCCAAGTAAAAAAAATGGGGAAGAGATTCAAGCATTGCTTGATCTTTATGCTGATGAAGATGAATAA
- a CDS encoding RNA-binding protein: MNNRKLFVGNVGYSVTENELRDLFAQVGNVESVNIVKDKFTGNSRGFAFVEMSSSDEARQAVQDLNNKDVGGRSLKVSEARSRENRDSNGNGSNRGGFSRR; the protein is encoded by the coding sequence ATGAATAATCGCAAATTGTTCGTTGGTAACGTTGGTTACTCAGTTACAGAAAATGAATTGAGAGACTTGTTTGCTCAAGTTGGCAACGTTGAGTCAGTAAACATCGTTAAAGACAAATTTACAGGCAACTCCAGAGGTTTTGCATTTGTTGAAATGTCTTCATCCGACGAAGCAAGACAAGCTGTTCAAGATTTGAACAACAAAGACGTTGGTGGACGTTCACTTAAAGTAAGTGAAGCAAGATCCCGTGAAAACCGTGACAGCAATGGCAACGGTAGCAACCGCGGTGGTTTCTCACGTCGCTAA
- the cyaB gene encoding class IV adenylate cyclase, which produces MYEIEIKLQLDAEQTTLMRTWLAQHAQLEPTQMIQDYYFDDPRDSFFFDSPHGFIEYAKLLRVRKAGDKAFVTTKIRTFDERLGAIIACQENETQVADGQAMMDLLASLGYIGRLIVEKRRTVCRVGEFEIAFDELPMLGGFVEIELKDSQAQPGPGMAKVHDFLRKIGFSRVKTISRGYLNLLLNPAWDFSKMLDL; this is translated from the coding sequence ATGTATGAAATTGAAATAAAACTTCAGCTTGATGCTGAGCAAACAACCCTCATGCGCACCTGGCTTGCCCAGCATGCGCAGCTTGAGCCAACACAAATGATTCAGGATTATTATTTTGATGATCCTCGAGATAGTTTTTTCTTTGACTCTCCGCATGGCTTTATAGAATATGCTAAATTGTTGCGCGTACGCAAAGCGGGGGATAAGGCCTTTGTCACGACTAAAATACGTACTTTTGATGAGCGGTTAGGAGCTATTATTGCTTGCCAAGAGAATGAGACGCAGGTTGCTGATGGCCAGGCCATGATGGATTTATTGGCTTCGTTGGGGTACATAGGCCGGCTTATTGTAGAAAAACGGCGGACGGTATGCCGCGTTGGTGAGTTTGAGATAGCTTTTGATGAATTGCCCATGTTGGGCGGTTTTGTTGAAATTGAGCTTAAAGATTCGCAGGCGCAGCCGGGCCCTGGAATGGCAAAAGTGCATGATTTTTTAAGAAAAATAGGCTTTTCGCGAGTTAAAACTATATCCAGAGGTTATTTGAACTTGCTCTTAAATCCTGCATGGGACTTTTCAAAAATGCTTGATTTATGA
- a CDS encoding type II and III secretion system protein, which yields MKSGNIAKLFFLACSTVCRAEDLGVRSRYAMPDMPPTTLSLMAQEHQAKEQEQLENIEKLVKRVVVEQHDKKNKTSRHNKQHDKKSKTERVLSADIKNTHTDHEVYAVLAEQYKNPVLQEKRVTVNLKNVEIKQALGLLSKLAGLKLMVDAEVEGRVPAFEFHDISLGSALNILLNNHVPRLALIKDVGVWRVVTAATAAQIMALRLRIANKRALQSDCITMFNARWDAALKTRVENLWQGIVGKEAGKNGEYLVFDDEGKKIFLRASKQQADDLKRCFAEIDARIPQVRLEARVVLAEKDFEDAIGFDWSGIYDRRASIKHFDFAGVGIGATDPNNPSDPFANFFPWALNFIPTNLIGGFNVKLPVVFGNKTLETKRLNLVLNAAEHRNEMKTILKPTLLIKSEEMAEILVGQEMPQEIRLQETVEGQPTNVNTINYKDIGMKISVRPVVAPDHQSVFLDVFIENSMVAPSSIPTEGVSSHNGVRTTFNYTIRTSRSKSRVLLGSGQTTLIGGLIEERNEKSQTGVPILQDIPVLGWFFRGRRTAKVDKQLLIFLTPTLI from the coding sequence ATGAAGTCTGGCAACATTGCAAAACTATTTTTTCTAGCCTGTTCCACCGTTTGTCGAGCTGAAGATTTGGGTGTGCGGTCGCGTTACGCGATGCCAGATATGCCGCCAACGACATTAAGTTTGATGGCGCAAGAGCATCAGGCAAAAGAGCAAGAGCAACTTGAAAATATTGAAAAATTAGTTAAACGTGTGGTGGTTGAGCAACACGATAAAAAAAATAAAACGAGTCGTCACAATAAGCAACATGACAAAAAATCAAAAACTGAACGGGTGTTGTCTGCCGATATCAAAAATACTCATACCGATCATGAAGTTTATGCCGTGTTGGCTGAGCAATATAAAAACCCTGTATTGCAAGAAAAGCGCGTGACCGTGAATTTGAAGAATGTTGAGATTAAACAAGCACTTGGCTTGTTGAGTAAACTTGCTGGGCTTAAACTTATGGTTGATGCCGAAGTTGAAGGCAGGGTGCCGGCCTTTGAGTTTCATGATATTTCGTTAGGTTCCGCGCTTAATATTTTGCTTAATAACCATGTGCCGCGCTTGGCGTTGATTAAAGATGTTGGCGTGTGGCGCGTGGTGACCGCGGCTACGGCGGCTCAAATCATGGCACTGCGGTTGCGTATTGCCAACAAACGTGCCTTGCAAAGTGATTGCATTACGATGTTTAATGCTCGTTGGGATGCTGCACTTAAAACGCGCGTAGAAAATTTGTGGCAGGGCATTGTGGGCAAAGAGGCGGGCAAGAATGGCGAATATTTAGTTTTTGATGATGAAGGCAAAAAGATTTTTTTACGCGCATCAAAACAGCAGGCTGATGATTTAAAGCGATGCTTTGCTGAAATTGATGCCAGAATCCCTCAAGTGCGGCTTGAGGCCCGAGTTGTGTTGGCTGAAAAGGATTTTGAAGATGCGATTGGTTTTGATTGGTCAGGGATTTACGATCGACGCGCTAGCATAAAGCATTTTGATTTTGCCGGTGTGGGGATTGGTGCGACTGATCCTAACAATCCGAGCGATCCTTTTGCCAACTTTTTTCCATGGGCGTTAAATTTTATACCAACCAATTTGATTGGGGGCTTTAACGTTAAGTTGCCGGTTGTTTTTGGTAATAAAACGCTTGAAACAAAACGGTTGAACTTAGTGCTGAATGCGGCTGAACATCGCAACGAAATGAAAACAATTTTAAAACCGACCTTGTTAATTAAAAGCGAAGAGATGGCTGAAATTTTGGTGGGTCAAGAAATGCCGCAAGAAATCAGATTACAAGAGACGGTTGAAGGCCAACCAACCAACGTTAATACGATCAATTACAAAGATATCGGTATGAAAATTTCAGTCAGGCCGGTGGTAGCGCCTGATCATCAATCGGTATTTTTAGATGTGTTTATTGAAAATTCTATGGTTGCTCCATCAAGTATTCCAACTGAAGGCGTGAGCTCGCACAATGGCGTACGAACCACTTTTAATTACACTATTCGTACCTCTCGCTCAAAAAGTAGGGTATTATTAGGTAGTGGCCAAACGACATTGATTGGCGGGCTGATTGAAGAACGCAATGAAAAATCGCAAACGGGCGTGCCGATATTGCAAGATATTCCGGTGTTGGGATGGTTCTTTAGAGGTCGGCGGACGGCAAAGGTTGACAAGCAACTGTTGATCTTTTTAACGCCAACGCTGATATAA
- a CDS encoding dual specificity protein phosphatase family protein, translated as MKRTLFLLMLSVVVMSIAHNLSSSMPPKNFSWICSTAKSKMAGMAEPACKEHIAFLGEQNVGLIVTLTKNPLPMDYFVGNTSIKTLHLPIYNMHVPTIEQVEEFLRETKEAHQQDKAVVVHCKHGMGRTGTFLACWLIANEGIDADQAIRKIRELRNPSISTFEQEQFVKTFHRSRLGVSTKLASGN; from the coding sequence ATGAAAAGAACGTTATTTTTATTAATGTTGAGTGTTGTTGTCATGAGTATTGCTCATAATTTGTCGTCTTCAATGCCTCCTAAAAATTTTTCTTGGATTTGTTCGACAGCCAAAAGTAAAATGGCGGGCATGGCTGAGCCAGCGTGCAAGGAGCACATTGCTTTTTTGGGTGAGCAAAATGTTGGATTGATTGTAACGCTTACCAAAAATCCATTGCCAATGGATTACTTTGTTGGCAATACGAGTATTAAAACTTTGCATTTGCCTATTTACAATATGCATGTGCCGACTATTGAGCAAGTTGAAGAGTTTTTGCGTGAAACAAAAGAAGCTCATCAACAAGATAAAGCCGTAGTGGTGCATTGCAAGCATGGCATGGGTAGAACCGGTACCTTTCTTGCCTGTTGGCTAATTGCCAACGAAGGCATTGATGCGGACCAAGCAATTCGTAAAATTCGTGAATTACGAAATCCTTCAATTAGTACGTTTGAACAAGAACAGTTTGTGAAGACGTTTCATAGATCACGTTTAGGTGTGTCAACAAAGTTAGCTTCTGGTAACTAA
- the gspE gene encoding type II secretion system ATPase GspE produces the protein MLRKKIGDILIDLGVITKEQLDECLKEQKSTGTLLGTILVERGFASKHEVARALSEQMQLPFIQSITEQMAGLDLLRKVPLKFLRQHIVMPIMFEGQKTLVTANPHDLQPLDDLALLMAGDVRYAVATDLVIMDAINKYYPLESSKEMMEELTEEEDEFGFSSMEGKDIMEMANEAPIVKLVNHVMFQAVKEDASDIHIEPYEKELRVRYRIDGNLYSRVIPPKRYQGAIVSRIKIMAHLNIAEKRIPQDGRIQIKVGDRAFDVRVSILPCNFGERVTMRLLDKTKVSKDLQKMGMAEKDYKLIARTIERPNGIILVSGPTGSGKTSTLYAILNRLNQPDVNIITVEDPVEYTVHGVNQVPVNEKTGLTFAVALRSILRQDPDVVLIGEIRDRETAEIATQAALTGHLVLSTIHTNSAPATITRLIDMGVEPFLIASSLIMVISQRLVRTLCLACRQTYQPDTEAIRRLGIPPAQAATVTFYKAIGCDECLQTGYRGRCAVFEVMEVDDAIARLIIQRSDANVIRDQALKSGMTLLGLDGVRLIQEGKTTIDEVLSVAYVQEADDAGQ, from the coding sequence ATGCTAAGAAAAAAGATCGGCGATATTCTTATCGACCTTGGGGTTATTACCAAAGAACAGCTTGATGAATGTTTGAAAGAACAAAAGTCAACCGGGACTTTGTTGGGAACTATTCTTGTTGAGCGTGGCTTTGCTTCAAAGCATGAAGTTGCGCGCGCGCTGAGCGAGCAGATGCAGCTGCCTTTTATTCAAAGTATTACCGAGCAAATGGCCGGTCTTGATTTGTTGCGTAAAGTGCCTCTTAAATTTTTGCGCCAACATATTGTTATGCCTATTATGTTTGAAGGTCAAAAGACTCTTGTAACAGCCAATCCTCACGATCTTCAACCGCTTGATGATCTTGCGTTACTCATGGCGGGTGATGTTCGCTATGCCGTTGCAACCGATCTGGTCATCATGGACGCCATCAATAAGTACTATCCGCTGGAAAGCAGCAAAGAAATGATGGAGGAGTTGACCGAAGAAGAAGATGAATTCGGTTTTAGCTCCATGGAAGGCAAAGATATTATGGAAATGGCTAACGAGGCACCAATTGTAAAATTGGTTAACCACGTTATGTTTCAGGCTGTCAAAGAAGATGCATCAGATATTCACATTGAACCGTACGAAAAAGAGCTGCGTGTGCGTTATCGCATCGATGGTAATTTGTACTCGCGCGTGATCCCACCCAAGCGTTATCAGGGAGCTATCGTTTCACGCATAAAAATTATGGCCCATCTCAATATTGCAGAAAAGCGGATACCGCAAGATGGTCGTATTCAAATTAAAGTTGGCGATCGTGCGTTTGACGTGCGTGTTTCCATTTTGCCGTGTAATTTTGGTGAGCGTGTAACAATGCGTTTACTTGATAAAACAAAAGTTTCTAAAGATCTACAAAAAATGGGCATGGCCGAGAAAGATTATAAACTGATTGCGCGGACTATTGAGCGGCCAAATGGCATTATTTTGGTGAGTGGTCCAACCGGTTCGGGTAAAACGTCTACTTTGTATGCTATTTTAAATCGTTTAAACCAACCAGATGTTAACATTATCACCGTTGAAGATCCGGTTGAATATACCGTACATGGTGTAAATCAGGTGCCCGTCAATGAAAAGACAGGCCTTACCTTTGCGGTTGCGCTGCGTTCTATTTTGCGACAAGACCCTGACGTGGTGCTGATCGGTGAAATTCGTGATCGCGAGACGGCAGAAATTGCAACGCAAGCTGCCTTGACCGGTCATTTGGTACTGAGTACCATTCATACCAACAGTGCACCGGCAACGATTACGCGGTTGATTGATATGGGCGTTGAGCCGTTTCTTATTGCCTCTTCCCTGATCATGGTCATTTCGCAACGCTTGGTGCGTACGTTGTGCCTTGCCTGTCGGCAGACCTACCAGCCAGATACTGAAGCTATTCGTCGGCTTGGTATTCCGCCAGCACAAGCAGCTACTGTTACCTTTTATAAAGCGATTGGTTGTGATGAGTGCTTGCAGACGGGGTATCGTGGTCGATGTGCGGTGTTTGAAGTCATGGAAGTTGATGATGCGATCGCGCGTCTTATCATCCAACGTTCAGATGCCAACGTTATTCGCGATCAGGCGCTAAAATCCGGCATGACCTTGCTGGGCCTTGATGGTGTGCGCTTGATTCAGGAAGGCAAGACCACGATTGATGAAGTGCTTTCTGTTGCTTACGTGCAAGAAGCCGATGACGCTGGTCAGTGA
- a CDS encoding OmpA family protein encodes MKKLTLAGLALVVLVSGCGKKEEAEHCDAGRKFVQADAQGEIPVYTAENEALFDDSALTDFAFVNEEEEGLVVSNQEVDNEGNMIEREAEEDADLLVANEAFEEDYEFQRVHFGFNENDIKKDQKPVVETDCKLAKKAIEKGKTVTVQGHTCQMGAAGYNLALSQRRAEAVKKEMVAQGLPKERIKTIGLGYESPLVWTNETDRDKKIEALSANRRAEVVLEDEQESLVGA; translated from the coding sequence ATGAAAAAATTGACACTTGCTGGTCTTGCTTTAGTAGTACTTGTTTCAGGTTGTGGTAAAAAAGAAGAAGCTGAGCATTGCGATGCTGGCAGAAAATTTGTCCAAGCTGATGCCCAAGGCGAGATCCCTGTTTACACAGCAGAAAATGAAGCATTGTTCGATGATTCAGCGTTGACTGACTTTGCTTTTGTTAATGAAGAAGAAGAAGGTCTTGTTGTTTCAAATCAAGAAGTAGATAACGAAGGCAACATGATTGAACGTGAAGCAGAAGAAGATGCAGATTTGTTAGTAGCTAACGAAGCGTTTGAAGAAGATTATGAATTTCAACGTGTACATTTCGGATTCAACGAAAACGATATCAAAAAAGATCAAAAACCAGTAGTGGAAACCGATTGCAAACTTGCAAAAAAAGCTATTGAAAAAGGAAAGACGGTAACGGTTCAAGGTCATACCTGCCAAATGGGCGCAGCTGGTTACAACCTTGCACTTTCACAACGTCGTGCAGAAGCAGTTAAAAAAGAAATGGTTGCACAAGGTCTTCCAAAAGAACGTATTAAGACCATCGGTCTTGGTTACGAATCACCATTGGTTTGGACCAATGAAACCGACCGCGACAAAAAGATTGAAGCATTGTCAGCAAACAGACGTGCTGAAGTTGTGTTAGAAGATGAGCAAGAATCATTAGTAGGTGCATAA